Below is a window of Geomonas oryzisoli DNA.
GCTTCCTGCGTCAGGTCGTCAGGGGGTGGTATATGCCGTCACGCCCCGACGAGGCGCCTGGTGATACAACCCCTTGGCATGCGGCGCTGAAGAATTTTGTCCGGGAGTACTGTGACGGCCGCTTCGATGAGCTGTGGCACGCCTCTCCGGAATACTCCGTGGCGCTCCATGTGGGGGCGACGGTTCCTCCCCGACAGATTGTAGTCTGGTCGCCCAAAGCGAGCAACGGTATCCTGCAGCTTCCCGATGCCTTCTCCTTGCTCGACTACAGAAGGGACATCGATCCCGGCCGGGTGGAACTGGTGTCGGGGGTGCGGGTGATGCCCCTGTCGCTTGCCATGATCAAGGTTCCAGAGGCTTTCTTCCGCAGTTCAGTTCGGGACGCACGCATCGCACTGCACCAGGTCGACCCGTCCGACTTGCTCAGGGATCTGGTGGAAGGTGGGCACTCCGCCATCGCCGGCAGGCTCGCCGGAGCGCTCCGGGCCGTGGGGCGGGGGCAGGTGGCCGATGAAATCCTTTCCACCATGCGCGCGGTGGGATATGCCGTTACCGAGACGAACCCTTTTACCGTTCCCCTGTTAGAATTCCACCTCGGAGAGGCGAAGTCGCCTTACGTACTCCGCATGCGGCTCATGTGGCAGGAGATGCGCGGGGCGGTGCTGGATGCCTTTCCTGGCGAACCGGGGCCGCCCGCAGACGTGGTCGAATTTATGGACACCGTCGAGGAAGCCTACGCGAGCGATGCCTACCACTCCCTTTCCATCGAGGGGTACCGAGTCTCCGACGATCTGATTCGCCGGGTAGCCGGTGGGGGATGGAGTCCCGATACTGCTCCGGCTGACCTGGAGGCGAAGAACGCCCTGGCGGCACGGGGGTACTGGCTGGCCCACAACAAGGTGAAGGAGACCATGGTCCGGATGTTCTCAGGCGAGAACCCGGGAGACGCCTACCGCGCCGACCATGCGGGGTGGTACCAGAGTCTTTGGGAGCCCTGTGTCGCTGCTGGAATTCTGAGGCCGGTCGATCTCGCCGGCTACCGGAGTCACCAGGTCTTCATCAAGAACGCGAGCCATGTCCCTCCCTCGAGAGAAGCAGTGCGGGAGATGATGCCTGAACTGTGCGCCTTGCTGAAGGCGGAGGAGAGCGCGGCGGTGCGTGCGGTCCTCGGGCATTTCATGTTCGTGTACATCCATCCCTACATGGACGGCAACGGCAGACTGGGGAGGTTCCTGATGAACGCCATGCTCGGGTCGGGAGGATATCCCTGGACGGTAATCCGGGTGGAGCGGCGTGGAGAGTACCTGGACGCGCTCGAGGCGGCGAGTTCGCGCGGGGATATCGCACCCCTGGCTCAATTCATCAGCAATTGCATGGAGGGGGGACTCCAGCATTAGTCTGCACACCGATGTACAAGGACTTGTATGAAAGAGTACAAGTCCCTGTGCGCTTGAATACAAAGTTTTTTACGCGGATCCTTCCTCTTCTTTCCCGCTCCAAAAAAAGGTTAAGGGCCTAGCCAGCAACGGCTAAGCCCTTTTTAATTCACTTGTTGCGTAAAGCTTTCGTTTATTGTGGTCACGGCTTTTGGGCACAGAAGGTACATGTCTCAAAGTTGCTGTTCAAGTTTGTGAAGACTCAGTCGCCCATCAGCGTTTACAGCCTCGCTTTCACATGCGATTGTTCCCTTTTGCGTCAATACAGGACTGCGGCAGTGTTTAATTTCCTCCATCTTTTTACCATCCATGCTAAAAACCACCACCTTGTGTAGCAGTTCGTCCCCCGCCTGCTCGAGTGCACATTGATATGCAAACATCTCTCGCCTCACCGTGAACTTCTCCGGGGTTACACAGTTTTCCTGCAAAAGGTGACGTTGCCCCTTTTGGCCTACCAGGACTACCCGCTCTCTTCTACCTTCCAGTGCATCCTCTATAGTTCCGCTGTAGTAACGTGAGATGATGATATGCCGGTTACCTTGCAGCGGTTGAATTGTCGAAACTCGATCAATATCTTCCCAGTTCACAGTGGAGGACGGAACATCTGCAATTGACGGATCGACGGCGGTTTCCCTAAAGGCCAATAGAGTCCCTGCCTTGACACTGCATTTCTTTACATAGCCCCCACTAAGATGCGATGCTTTGAGTGACTTGGCTGCGGCTGCAGCTGAAGGCTCAAGGTGTGCAGCCCACACGAAGATATTTTTGTTATCACCACAGTCACGGGTCTGCACGACGATTCCTTGGCCTTCGCCAGATCTTTTCCACTTCCGTGCGATGCCGGCAGGCGTGGAGTCGCTAGCGCCAATGACAAGCCATACATTTTCAGCCAGCGCCGGAGAGGACGCTAGGATTAGGCACACCATTACCATCCATTTCATAACCCACTCTCCTGTTTGATGCTCTGTAAACGCGAGTTCGGCAGTAATTGAACATGAGCAACATCGCGGAAACTGCTCCAATCCCCACCCCAGATTAAGCCGAGCGACTTAGCGGCATTGCCGAGGGCACTCCAGAACCCTGCAATCTCGGCTTGGCCGGTCCACCCAAAGCGTGAATCGATAATGTCTGCTGCATAAGAATTGGGAGTGCCATCGGGCAGTTGTGCATTATGGAAGCTGAATTTAACCTTTGACCGGCCCGAAGAATACAAAGCAAGCTGAACGGATACGGACCTCCATCCGTAATAGATATGGGGGCGGAACCCTGCTGAGTGTAGGTGCTCCAGGACTGGTTGAAGTTTTGACCGGAGGTTGGGGGCAACGCTTTTCAACTTCTTTTCCTGCGACCATTGCGAACTGTCTCCGCTCCATTCAAATAAGGCGTGGCTTGCATCGCTCAGTTTTCGCAAACTGTCACTGTACGGTTCTATCAGGCCTGTAGGATGAGCCATAAATGAAGCTTGAAATTTTTTTATGGCAGCAATGGTATCTGCACCACAGATACCGCGACCTGGCGCGAGCCCGTACCCTTTAGACTTCAGGATCGTTTGTACCCTCAGGACATCGATGGTGTAGTTTCGTCCTCCCTCGCCGACAGAGTCCACCAAATGTACCATCTGCCCCTCCCGGACCATTCGATTGTATGGAATTAAAAAATACCAATCTTAAATCTGAAGTCAAACCTGCTACTGACCTTAAATAAGGGCCTCTTGCATCTCTCAGATGTCCTCAGATTTTCTCCGTGGCCAATGGTTTCTGGTTCGTTTACAACTTGCCACCGCCCGCGCCTTTCTGTTACAACATCCACCTACTATATTTCTCAGGGCGGGTTCCCAAGGGACCCGCCCTTGCTTTTTTTTCGGGAGTCTGCATGAAGGTAGTTTTCGGCATCGATTTTGGAACCACCAATTCCGCACTTTCCATCTATCGAGAGGGCAAGGTCGACGTCGTCGACATCGACGAGTCCAGCGCCAACGCCTCGCTGATGCGCTCCGTCCTGTACTTCAACGAGGATGACGCGATCTTCACCGGTCAGGAAGCCATCAGCCAGTACGTTGGCGACGGCGCGACCGGCCGTTTCATGCAGTCGATCAAAAACTTCCTCCCCAACCGGAGCTTCGAGGGGACCGAGGTCTTCGGCAAGAAGTACGGCATCGAAGACCTGGTGGCCATCATTCTCAGGAGGATCAAGGCGAAGGGGGAGGCCTATGTCGGCGTTCCCGTGGACAGCGTCGTCCTGGGACGCCCGGTCGTTTTCTCGGAGGACCCGGAAAAGGATGCCCTGGCGCAGCAGCGTTTGGAGAAGGCGGCGCGCAAGGCGGGCTTCCGCCACATCCATTTCCAGTTCGAGCCTGTTGCCGCCGCCCTCTCGTACGAAGAGACCCTTCCCGCCGGGGCCGAAAAACTGGTCTTCATAGGCGACTTCGGCGGCGGTACCTCGGACTTCACCGTGATCCGTGTCAAGGGGGGAGCGTTTGCGCGGGCCGACCGGCGCGCCGACGTCCTCTCCATCGGCGGGGTCTATACTGCCGGCGACAAGTTCGACTCGCAGATCATGTGGGAGAAGGTGGCCAGGTATTTCGGCCGCGGCGTGCAGTACAAGGGGATGGGGAAGGACGAACTGTTCGACATCCCGCACAGCATTATCTACACCCTGTGCCAGTGGCACCGGATTCCGCTTTTGCGCGCGAGAAAGACCCGTGAGCAGATCCGGCTCATCAAAAACGCCGCCACAGACAGGCAGGCCCTGGAAAACCTGGAGCACCTTATCAGCGACAACTATGGTTTCTTCCTGTTCCAGTGCATCGAGAAGGCGAAATGCGAGCTGTCGCAGCGGGACGCCGCGCAGGTGATTTTCCAGGAGCGCGGCCTGACCATCGAAGAAGGGATCACGAGGGCGGAGTTCGAAAGCATTAACCGGGACAACCTGGGCCGGATCTCCGGCTGCATAGACGAAGTGGTCAGCAGGTCAGGAGCAAGGAGCGAGCAGATCGACACCGTGTTCCTCACCGGGGGCACCTCGCGCATTCCGATGATCCGGCGCCTTTTCCAAGAGCGTTTCGGTCCCGACAAACTGGAGCACCGCAACGCTTTCACCAGCGTCGTTCACGGCCTGGGGGCGAGCGTGCCGCTTTTTCATGCAGGCAGTTAGATCGCTGTAGATTCAGCGGGAAGAGCCGGACAGCGAAGCTGCCCGGCTCTTTGATTTTCCACTGGCGGCGGGATCAGCCCCTTGCCCTGCGCCGGCCGTAAATGGCAAGTCCCATCAATCCCGTCCCCAACAGGAGGAAGGTACCAGGTTCCGGGACCGGGGCCAGTTCCGCATTGAAGCTCGTCGCCCCAAAACCAGTGTGGGTGATCTCCAGCGCCTCGGTGAGGGAGTAGGGAACATCCAGTCCCACAGCGGCAGCGGTGTTGATGTCGCTGAAGATGGGGCCGCTGTACAACTCCTCGGTCAGAAGGGTATCCATGGCAAAGGGGATGTTGCCGGCATCGAAGTAGGTACTGTACTTGACCGTTCCACTGCTGGTCCCGCCGATGGACGCCGCAAAGCCGGGGTACGCCCCGGTAAAGCCGGTGTCCGTCAAGTAGACGTAGAGTTTGTTGGTGCCGTCGGAACCGCCGGACACGTCGATGGAGCCCAGATCCAGCCGTGGATAGGCCGGGGTTCCCAGGATGGGATAGGAAAATCCCGTGGTCACGTTGGCTATGTAGGCGCCGATGCTACCGAGGTAGGTGACGGCCCCCGTCATGGGGTTGATGTCGCCCACACCGTTGTCCGCAATGGTGACGGTATTGGCGCCTCCGTCGGTCAGCCTGATCGATAGTGCGTGTGCAGATGTGGTCATCAGCGCCAGGATGAACGTGATGACCGCCAATGCTCCTGTTGTCCTCCGCATGGGATTACCCTCCTTTTAAGGTGAGCCTTCCTGTAAGCCTGGTTTCCCATCGCATTATGCGTGCCCGTATTATAAAGAAGCAGTTATTCCAGTATCTTATACCGTGCGTTTCGTCCACACTGTTTCGCAGGATACGCTCCGGTCTTTGTGGGGTGTCGCGCATCTGGGGAAAAACATAATGAAAACAGTGAGTTTTGTGTCCATGGCTTCGCCCGTGCTGGAGATGACTTCCGCAGCATTTGACGCCAACGCCCTTTACACTCATTCTTTACACATCGGGCGAATGCAGTAACCACCTGACCTTACGTCGCTTAGTTGTGTCGATAATCCATACACCGTTGACGGTGATGGTAGCCAACCACAGACGGGAATGGCAGCGGCAATTACGGGAAGAGCAAAAACGGCAACTTTCACGAGGAACTTCCCAGCCAGTAACGCACAAAGTATCCCCCGCTGCGAGTCCAACTGAACAGGATTTGTGCGGTTAATAAGAATTTGAAAGCACCGGCGCCTGCACGCCTATCTCGATCTTCTCTCCCCCGAACCTTGGAGCGGTACTTAAAAGGCAAACATCCAGCACCGTCCTGACCCGCGCCAGCTGTTCGCGGCACCTGGTCCTGAAACTGTTGTAGGCGTCGACGTCGGCGGCATTGTAGCCAATCGCATCGATGCCGTTGTGCATGCCGATGAAGATGGCCCGCTCGTTATGGAAACGCTGCGAGATGACGGTGATCTCGTCCTGGCAGAAGACCTCCCTCGCCCTGATCACCGAGTCCAGGGTCCTCAGTCCCGCGTAGTCGCAGTAGATGCGCTCGGCAGGGACTCCCGCCTTGATGAGCGCCTCCCTCATGTCGCCGGCTTCGTTGTACTCCTTGCGACGGTTGTCGCCGCTCACCAGCAGGTAGTCTACTTTCCGGGCCCGGAAAAGCTCGGCGGCGGCCTCAACCCGGTGGGCGAAGAAGAGGTTCGCCCTGCCGCCGGAGAGCATCCGGGAGCAACCCAAAAGCAAACCGACGCGCCGGTGGGGGATCTTTTCGATACTGTCGTAGGTGAGCCCCGCCGTTGCCAGCCCTATTATCGCTGCCGCGCCGGCCATGACCGCGAGCGAGACAAGTGCCGCGACAACCACTATTTTCAACCGCCTTCTCAATCCTTCCATTTCGAGGTGTCACCTCCCATCGCATGCTTGGTCAACTCGGCGCCCGGGTCGAGGTAAAACATCCTGTCGAAGCCGTACTTCCCGCCTCGCCACTGCCTGACGTGCGGGATCTGTGTCACGATGGCGTAATGCAGGTGCGGCGGTTTTCCTGCCGCATTCCCGGTACAGCCCACCGTTCCGACCTCCACCCCCCGGTGGAGGAAGTCGCCGTTTTTCACCGCGATCTCTTTCAGGTGGGCGTAGTAATGAATCCGCCATTTCGGCCCCAGTATCGATACCACGTTCCCGCCAATCGTGTCGTATCCGGCGTACACGACGATCCCCGGGGAGGCGGCCATTACCGGTGTCCCTTCTTGTGCGAATATGTCGATCCCCCTGTGCACCCCCGACTTCCCCCAGGGACTGCACCAGAAAGATTTCGGATTCCAGTCGGCGCTGCTCGCCCCCTTCACCGGCATCGCGAGCCTGTCCGACGGGACGAAACCAAGGAACAGCACGAGAACCGCCACAAGGCCTGCCAGTATCAACCTTCTCCACGTGCGTTTCATAACGACTCCATCTTCAAAACCATTAGCCACGGAGGGCTCGGAGCAAAATCAGAGAGGGGCAAAAACGGGTACGGGTTTAAAACTTTTAGCGCCTTTCTCCGCATTTCTCAGATTTTCTCCGTGGCTAATGGTTGTAGGTTTAAGGTAGGTAATCTTCCTCTTGAGAAATGGTCTCCGTCGTTTCCTTTGTCTCCACAGGGCCTTTTTGCGGCCCTTTTCTCCTGATCCAGAAGTACGCCCCCGTTCCGAAGAGTGCCGCCCAGGGCCCGATGGTGCCGGCAATGACGATGAGGGCGTGGATGGAGTCGGCCAAACCCTCAAGGGCCGTTCCGAAGGCGCTCTTCAGCGGAGTCCAGAGGCGGCGCGCGGACGGCAGCCCGTTAGATGACTCGCAGAGGCGGATCTCGATGGTCGCCATCTCCACGAGGAGGTCCCAGTTCTTCCTCTTCGCCTCGAACGCCTCGATATCGCCCCGCACGCGGGTCAGCTCCTTTTCGACCTCCAGCACGTCCGACAGCTCGCCCGCCCGCTGGTAGAGGGAGAGCAGCCGCGCCTCCGATGCCTTGGCGTTTCCCAGGCGAGCCTGCAGGTCCACGTAACCTTCGGTGATGTCCTCGGCGCTCGCGGTCTCTTGCGTGATTTTCCCCAGCCCTCCGATCTTGCGCAGGACGTTCCCGGTCTCCCCGGCCGGCACCCGCAGCCCCACTTCGCCGGAGGTGACCCCGTCGTCGCTTTCCCTGCTGCTCTTGAACAGGTACCCGCCGCTCGACTCGGCGAGCTTCGTCAGGGCGTCCAGCGCGACCTGGTAACTCTTGACCTCCAGGCTCATCTCGCGGCTCACGATCACCTTGCGTTTGGCCTGCCGCGGTGCGCCTTGCGCGGAACTTTCCCCTTCCGGCGCCGCCGACTCATTCTTGGCCGCAGGCGCTGCGGCACTTGCGGGGACCGGCGCCGGCGCCTCTTCCTTCTTCTTGCAGGCCGTGAGCTGACAGGCGAGGAGCAGAAAAACGAGGCTCATGACGATCCGGTGCGACAAAGGTTTCTTGCAGCTCATCTGGGGTCTCCTTTGGTGATGTTCATCGATCCTGCTCCCGTGTGCCGGCAGGTGGGCATACCTTACGATTCGGTCGTGGCGACAGGATGGAATCCCCATGGAGATGTCATGAAGAATTTGTGCAGATTGTGTGCAAAGGGCTTGGTTTTTGGAAAACGACAAGGTAGATTGTCGACTC
It encodes the following:
- a CDS encoding Fic family protein, whose translation is MKVSPGQRLFSDALQALKALQDAGRTVLKSEELSRQQREVLVKNGFLRQVVRGWYMPSRPDEAPGDTTPWHAALKNFVREYCDGRFDELWHASPEYSVALHVGATVPPRQIVVWSPKASNGILQLPDAFSLLDYRRDIDPGRVELVSGVRVMPLSLAMIKVPEAFFRSSVRDARIALHQVDPSDLLRDLVEGGHSAIAGRLAGALRAVGRGQVADEILSTMRAVGYAVTETNPFTVPLLEFHLGEAKSPYVLRMRLMWQEMRGAVLDAFPGEPGPPADVVEFMDTVEEAYASDAYHSLSIEGYRVSDDLIRRVAGGGWSPDTAPADLEAKNALAARGYWLAHNKVKETMVRMFSGENPGDAYRADHAGWYQSLWEPCVAAGILRPVDLAGYRSHQVFIKNASHVPPSREAVREMMPELCALLKAEESAAVRAVLGHFMFVYIHPYMDGNGRLGRFLMNAMLGSGGYPWTVIRVERRGEYLDALEAASSRGDIAPLAQFISNCMEGGLQH
- a CDS encoding M15 family metallopeptidase; protein product: MVHLVDSVGEGGRNYTIDVLRVQTILKSKGYGLAPGRGICGADTIAAIKKFQASFMAHPTGLIEPYSDSLRKLSDASHALFEWSGDSSQWSQEKKLKSVAPNLRSKLQPVLEHLHSAGFRPHIYYGWRSVSVQLALYSSGRSKVKFSFHNAQLPDGTPNSYAADIIDSRFGWTGQAEIAGFWSALGNAAKSLGLIWGGDWSSFRDVAHVQLLPNSRLQSIKQESGL
- a CDS encoding Hsp70 family protein, giving the protein MKVVFGIDFGTTNSALSIYREGKVDVVDIDESSANASLMRSVLYFNEDDAIFTGQEAISQYVGDGATGRFMQSIKNFLPNRSFEGTEVFGKKYGIEDLVAIILRRIKAKGEAYVGVPVDSVVLGRPVVFSEDPEKDALAQQRLEKAARKAGFRHIHFQFEPVAAALSYEETLPAGAEKLVFIGDFGGGTSDFTVIRVKGGAFARADRRADVLSIGGVYTAGDKFDSQIMWEKVARYFGRGVQYKGMGKDELFDIPHSIIYTLCQWHRIPLLRARKTREQIRLIKNAATDRQALENLEHLISDNYGFFLFQCIEKAKCELSQRDAAQVIFQERGLTIEEGITRAEFESINRDNLGRISGCIDEVVSRSGARSEQIDTVFLTGGTSRIPMIRRLFQERFGPDKLEHRNAFTSVVHGLGASVPLFHAGS
- a CDS encoding PEP-CTERM sorting domain-containing protein — protein: MRRTTGALAVITFILALMTTSAHALSIRLTDGGANTVTIADNGVGDINPMTGAVTYLGSIGAYIANVTTGFSYPILGTPAYPRLDLGSIDVSGGSDGTNKLYVYLTDTGFTGAYPGFAASIGGTSSGTVKYSTYFDAGNIPFAMDTLLTEELYSGPIFSDINTAAAVGLDVPYSLTEALEITHTGFGATSFNAELAPVPEPGTFLLLGTGLMGLAIYGRRRARG
- a CDS encoding SanA/YdcF family protein, which produces MVVAALVSLAVMAGAAAIIGLATAGLTYDSIEKIPHRRVGLLLGCSRMLSGGRANLFFAHRVEAAAELFRARKVDYLLVSGDNRRKEYNEAGDMREALIKAGVPAERIYCDYAGLRTLDSVIRAREVFCQDEITVISQRFHNERAIFIGMHNGIDAIGYNAADVDAYNSFRTRCREQLARVRTVLDVCLLSTAPRFGGEKIEIGVQAPVLSNSY
- a CDS encoding M23 family metallopeptidase: MKRTWRRLILAGLVAVLVLFLGFVPSDRLAMPVKGASSADWNPKSFWCSPWGKSGVHRGIDIFAQEGTPVMAASPGIVVYAGYDTIGGNVVSILGPKWRIHYYAHLKEIAVKNGDFLHRGVEVGTVGCTGNAAGKPPHLHYAIVTQIPHVRQWRGGKYGFDRMFYLDPGAELTKHAMGGDTSKWKD
- a CDS encoding DUF4349 domain-containing protein is translated as MSCKKPLSHRIVMSLVFLLLACQLTACKKKEEAPAPVPASAAAPAAKNESAAPEGESSAQGAPRQAKRKVIVSREMSLEVKSYQVALDALTKLAESSGGYLFKSSRESDDGVTSGEVGLRVPAGETGNVLRKIGGLGKITQETASAEDITEGYVDLQARLGNAKASEARLLSLYQRAGELSDVLEVEKELTRVRGDIEAFEAKRKNWDLLVEMATIEIRLCESSNGLPSARRLWTPLKSAFGTALEGLADSIHALIVIAGTIGPWAALFGTGAYFWIRRKGPQKGPVETKETTETISQEEDYLP